Below is a window of Geomonas oryzisoli DNA.
CAAGAGCCTTGGCCGCACCCGACGGCTGAGCAAGTTGCTTCGCGGCAACCTTGGTCGCGATGTGAGGCTGGGCAGCGGCCTTGGCTGCCGCCTGGGTCACCGGCTTCGCGACCGGCGGTGCCTGTTTTGCCGCCGCTGCAGCAGCAACCGGAGCCGGCTTAGCAGCGACCTTGGCGGGGGCGGCCGTAGGCTGCGCCGGTTGAACGGACGCAGCAGGTGCGGCAGTCTGCTCGGTGACGATCACCTTTGGTTCCACGCGTACGGCCTGCGCCGCCTTGGCCGGTGCGGCAGTCGCCACAACATCGTCCTTTGGCGCAACCTGTGCGGACTTGTGGGAGAACCCGCCCATGAGGGCGTAGGTGGCCAGAGTGGCGATGGCAGCTCCCCCCAGGGTCCAGACCGGGATCAGCCAGGCGGGGCGACGCCCCCGTGCCTTGGGAAGCCCACCGGTGCCGGCGGGCCGGCGGGTCCGCTGCGACTCGTCCACCTTCTCCAATGCCTTCAGTATCGAACTCATAAGCTCCTCGAAAAGTTGAAAATCAGCTGCGGCCGCGCGAAAAGCCGCCGGTCAGGCGCTTCAGCAGCTGCGCCGCCAAACCGTAGGGGGACCGCCCGCCCACCTCGGCGACGGCCTGTGCCGCCATCGGGCCGGTGATGGTCCTCGCCTCCTCGGTGAACCCGATCAGGAGCGCCCGGTCGCAAACGACGTTGACTAGCCGCGGCACCCCTCCGGAGAAGCGATAGATCTGCTTCATGGCCGACGTGGAAAACTCGGCGGCGCGGTAGCATCCAGCCAGCTCCATGCGGTGGTCGATATAAGCGTGGGTGCTGTCGAAGTCCATGGGGAGCAGGTGGTAGCGGACCGTGATGCGCTGGTTCAGCTGGCGCAACTCCTTGCGTCCCAGGACCGAGAGGAGCTCCGGCTGCCCGGAGAGGACGATCTGGATCAGCTTGTCCGTTTCCGTCTCGAGGTTCGAGATGAGCCGGATCTGCTCCAGCACCTCCATGGGGAGGTTCTGCGCCTCGTCCATCACCAGCACCACGCTGCGTCCCGCCTGTTTCTGCTCCAACAGGAACGCGTTCAGCACCTGCAGAAGCTCCACCCTGCTCTCGGACTCCCAGACCAGGCCGAACTCCCGGTTCACGCTTTTGAGCAGTTCCAGGTCGGAGAGGCAGGGATTGAAGATGAGCGCGGTGCGGTGCCCCTCCTGGTCCAGACGGTTCAGGAAGGTGCGCAACAGCGTCGTCTTGCCGGTGCCGACCTCGCCGGTGAGTTCCACGAACCCGGCCCGGTTGTCCACCGCGTAGATCAGGTGGGCGTAGGCCTCCCGGTGCTGCTCGCTCATGAACAGGAAACGGGGATTGGGCGTAATGGTGAAGGGGCTTTCCCTGAAGCCGTAAAACTCGCAGTACATCGCAGGCATGTGGTTCCCTTGTGACGGTTGCCGTTATCGAGGCAGAGAATATAGCGCGAATCTGGCGGAAAATAAAGGGGAAAGGGGTGAGATGTGGGGGTAAAGGTTTACGGCTTTGAGGCCATCATCGCTTCGCCAGCATGTCTTTGTGAATCGTACAAGGCCAAGCGCTGCTCCAAATGGAGACCGTCATCCCTTCCATCCCTGTTGCACATCTTGCGATTCAAAGCACAGATCTCACTGCGAAGGAGTTCCTGCGCCCCTATCACAAGGTCCAGCTTCCTGTTTAACTCGGACAACAGCACCTCAATATTATCTTTTTTCACGGCCGCCTCGCTGGTAGGACTGTCGGGGGATAAGTGGACACCCGCGATTATCACACAGCGATGCGAGCAAGGCAAGGGCCACAGCCGCCGTCCAGGCGGTGACTGCGACAAGGGGCGCGGATTAAGTTTTTTACCCCTTGCATTCCGGAAAAACCGTGCGACACTTCCGGCGTTGGATTAGTAAAGACCAATACAAAAGGAGACGAGCACATGGGCAAAAAACCGAAGGTCAAACGCAGCTTGGGCCGTCTAAACGACGCCAGCCTGAGCGCAAAAGGGAAGGTGATTGTAACCTCGATGACCGACAACCCGCACTTCAAGGAACCATACCCCGAAGGCGTCACCCCACTGGCGCAAGTAAAGGGTACACTGGAAAGTTTTGACAATGCCTGCATCGAGGCGCGTAGCAATGCGAAACAGAGTGTCACCCTGCGTAAGAGCCTGCGAGCCCAGTTCATCAAAGAGCTCGGACAAATGGGGGGCTACGTTGACCTCGTCGCCCAGGGAAATATCGAGATCCTCGAATCCAGCGGCTTTGACTACACCAAGGAGACAACACCCTCCACGGTGAAGCACCAGGCGCCCTGTCCGGACATAGTATTGTCCCAAGGCGTAAAACGGGGCGGGATCGTCGGCAAGGCCAAAAGTGCACCTCGCGCCAGAAGCTGCGAATTTCATATAACGACGGGCGACCCCTCCGTGGAGGGGAACTGGAAGCATGCGGCGGTGTTCGGCCAGTTCAAGAACATGGAGCTGGATGGATTGACCCCGGGACAGCAGTACGCCCTCAGGATGAGGTGGATCATGCCTGAAGGGCCCGGTCCCTGGACCCCTCCCCTCTTCTTCATGCCCACCTAAGGAGTACCCGAAACGCCCGCAACTGCGGGCGTTTCCATTTTCCCACCAGCAGCATCCCCGCCGGCGTCATCTGATTACCAGGTCCATCCTCTTTGCGAAAGCCCTCTGCGCTCTGACTTTGGCGCTTTGCGCGCTGACTTTCCACCTTTGCAAGCTGACTTTTTACCTCTGCAAGCGTGCAAAGTACCTTTGCAAGCGTGCAGAGGTACTTTGCACGCTGACTTTTGCAGTATGCGCGGTTAAAAAATTGAAAAACAGCTATTTGAGGCGCGAATGAAGAAGGAGAAGGGGTATTGCGGCACGCTTTTTGTTCAAAACAAGTGGATTTCCAACCGACGCACGCTACAAAGGTCCAAAAGCAGCTTGTTTTTCGGCAAAAGCAACACGCAAAGGTCCTTTGCAAGCTTGCAGAGCTAGAAAAGCAGTCTGCAGCGGCATCAATACCGGTAGGAAAGCTCGGCGCGCAGGAGTCGGTTCATCCGGGTGTCGCCGGCACGCAGTTCGTAATTGTGGATCCACTCCTGCCCGTAGAGCAGCAGAGCGTTCCACTCTTTCGAGAACGGGAAGGTCCAGGTTGCCCGCAAGGCGTTCTTGCGCTCGATGGACTGCATGGTGCCGGCGGCATCGAAGCGACCGGCGGCGTTGACGGTCACCCGGCCGTAGTCGCCGCGCCTGGTATGGAAGGCCTCCAAGGCCAGGTTGTTGCGGACGGAAAACCAGTGACTGTAGCGCAGGAAGAAGTCCTGGGTCGCGCCCCCCTGCGAGTGCCCGATGGGCATGTTGTGGTAGAGGTAGCCTTCGGGGAAGGTACTGTTGGTGTAGAGGATGCGGTTGCCGCGGAAATACTCGAAGCGGAGATCGTCGCTGCCGCTTTCGGTGAGCCGCGGGATATAGAAGCCGGCGACATAGCTCTCCACGATGGGCCAGAAGGCGGCGGCGTCCTCGCCGGAAAACTCGCCGTAGAGTTCGGTGTTGCGCAGCCAGGGAAAGCGAAGACGCAGATCGAAGCCCGCCACAGTGTTGGAGTTGTCATCACTGGTGCCGCCGACCACACCGCGGATGATGTCGCCAAAGCTGTTGTTGACGCCGGGACCACCCACCTGCCGCCCCAGGTTGATGCCGAACTCGAGATCGTCGAGCGGCTTCATGGCCAGTTTGCCCGCGAACAAGAAAGGCTGACGCTCTTCACCGTTGGTGACGGTTTTTTCGAACCGGGAGAAGACGAGTGAGTACTTAAGGTCCCAGAGGTATTTAGTTTTAACCAGTTCGGGGCTGGAAAGCTTGATGAGATCGAAGTTCCTGGCGTTGTTGGTGAGCGTGAGCGCCCCGCGGTAGCCCGGCCCCAGCCAGTTCTCGTCGCGCCCCACCTCCAACTCGAGTACCCTCCCTCCCAACTTCGCATACCCCCTGTTCAGCCTGAGGGTTGCCTCGTCTCCCGCTTCGGACCACAGGAGCATCGGCTCAACCGCGGCTGAAGCTATCGAGCCGAAGTACAGCTCGCCGCTGCCGCGCAGGTCGACGTTGGTTCCCCGGTGGTAGACCACGCCGTCGTTGTTTTCGAAGAGAGGGGTACCTTCCGTTCCACGCTGCTGGACCGGTGAAGGGTAAGGATTCGGGGGTCTCAGGCCGCTGCCGATGCCGAAGACCCCGTCGTTGCCGGGGTCGTGGACCGGGCGGAAGTAGCTTCTAGGGGCACCGTCGAGGTAGACGTAACGAAGGCGAGCGGTATTGAGGGGGTCGAAGTCGAATGCCGGCGCGGCATCTTCACGGTCGTAGTAGGAGATTTCGCGCGGCAGCAGTTCTTTCAAGCGTTCGAGGAGCTCCGTCGCCAAGGCGGACGATGCGGTGGAGGCACTGCGTGCTTCGGCCTCCTTGACCAGGCGGACAGCCTCCGCCTTGGAGAAAGGACGGATTCCCTTAACGTCCGAGGAGATGAGTCCGAAACCGGACAACTTCTCCAAGTAAAGATAAATGGGACTGTCCAGCGGGATGTTGGGAGAAGACAGCGCAAAGGCAAGACATGGAAACAAGAGGACTATGGATGTCGCGACCACCACAAACTTGGAAAATTTCATTTAATTCTCAATCATTTAACAGGGATAAAAAGGATAAAAGGGATGACTACGTGCACAATCTGTTACCTAATCTTCGATACTCCAACTTCGGAGATCCAAAATTGATAAGTAAACCGATGCCAATGCCTGTGGCTTTAAGGTAATTCAAGATCTGGGCTACATGCTCAGGAGCTAAAGTTTTTACAGCTTTTAACTCTAGCAAGACGATTCCCTCAACAACGACGTCCGCATAAAAGTCGCCAACGTTTTTGTTGCGGTAAAAGACCTGTAGCGGAACTTGTGCCTGTGCCCGAAGACCTGCTTCTTCAAGAGCTATCAAAAGGGATTTTTCGTAAACCGACTCGAGGAACCCGTTACCGAGTTCGTTACTCACGTCGAAGCAAGCCGCTAGAATCTTCCCGGTCAAATCTTCATAAATCATCGGGTGGACTCCTGAGATTCAGAAGTTGAGATAGATGATTCTAAGAAGTGTGCTTCGTTTTATCCCCTGTATCCCTTTTATCCCTGTTCAATAGGGTTTGTCTCTGACTCTGTTTACGCCGCCGTTCCCTCGCTGGTGCCGGCGACGCGGAGGTTTCTGATGAAGGTGAGCCTTTGGGGCGGGAACAGGTCGGGCCTGACCCGCTGGAAGGCAAAGGGAGGAGCGACGTCGAAGTGATAGCGCGGCACGAACTCCGGCACGATGCTCCGCAGCGCATCCAGCACCGCTCCCACGTCATGAGACCTGGCGTGATTGAAAAGCTGCTCGAGGTCCGCCGTGATCTTCTTCAGGTCGGTCTCCACCGGGGCCATTACCCTGATCTTCTTGTGGCTGGTGGGCTTGATCCCCTCCCCGTCGATCAAAAGCTCCTCGAAGAGCTTCTCGCCGGGCTTCAAACCGGTGAACTCGATCTCGATCTCCTTGTGCGGTATGAACCCGGAGAGCCTGATCAGTTCCTCGGCGAGGGAGAGTATCCGCACCGGCTCTCCCATGTCAAGCACGAAGATCTCCCCGCCGTGCCCGATGCAGCCGGCCTGCATCACCAGTTGCGATGCCTCGGGGATGGTCATGAAGTACCGCACCACATCCTTGTCGGTCACCGTCACCGGGCCGCCGTTGCGGATCTGCTCCTTGAACAGCGGAATGACACTCCCGTTACTCCCCAAGACGTTGCCGAAACGCACCGTGGTGAACTTGGTCTGACTCCTGGCCGCCAGCGCCTGCACGTACATCTCGGCGCTTCTCTTGGTGGCTCCCATGACGTTGGTCGGGTTGACCGCCTTGTCCGTGGACACCATGACGAAGTTGCGCACCTTGAACTTGTGCGCCGCGTCCGCCACTATCTTCGACCCCATCACGTTGTTGAGCACCGCCTCGGCCGGGTTGTACTCCATCATGGCGACGTGCTTGTAAGCCGCCGCATGGAAGACCACCTCCGGGTTGAATTCGTCGAAGACCGTCTCGACCCGGTCCTGGTTCTTCACGTCGCCAACCATGGGGATGATGCGCAGGTCCGGGAAGGCCGCCGCAAGTTCCTTTTCGATGTAGAAGAGCGGAGTCTCGGCGTGGTCGAAGAGCACCAGTTTTGCCGGTTTGAAAAGCGCCACCTGGCGACAGATCTCGCTGCCGATGCTGCCGGCCGCGCCGGTCACCAGGATCCTCTTGTCGGTCAGGTAGTTGCGGATCGCCGTCTGGTCCAGGACCACCGGTTCACGTCCGAGCAGATCCTCGATCTCCACGTCCTTTATCTGGCTCATGGAGAACTTGCCGTCGATGATATCGGTGATGCCGGGAAGCGTCTTAAACCGCGCTTTGGCCCGCTCGCAGTTGGTGATCACGCGACGCATGAGTTCCGGCCCGCCCGACGGGATGGCGAAGATGACCTCGTCTATGCTGTACTTGCGCACGATGGCGCAGAGCCGGTCGGTCCCGCCAAGGACCCTGATCCCTGAAAGGCGCATCCCGTCCTTTTCAGGGTCGTCGTCGACGAAACCGACTACGTTATAGGTGGCCTCGCTCTGCTTGCGGATTTCCTTGAGCAGGAGGTTGCCCGCTTCCCCCGCGCCGATGATCAATGTCCGCCTCCCCTTGCGCAGGCCCGGCACCAATTGGGTTTCGCGATAGATGCGCCAGAGCAGCCGACTGGTTGCCACCATGGAGAAGAGCAGGAACCAGTCCAGGATGTAAATCGAGCGGGGCAGGCCGAAGGGACCTTTCATGAAAACAAGCACAAGAGCCGAGACGATCGTGGAGAGAGTCACCACCTTGAAAATCTCGTAACCGTCCTGCAACGATGCATAGCGCCAGATGCTGCGATACATACCGGAAGCGATGAACAGCATCGGCTTTGCAACCAGGATAACTGCCAATCCTGCCAGCATGTTTTTGAACTGTTCGGGGGGAATCTGAAAGTCGAAACGAAGCAAAAAGGAAAGACCAAAAGCACCGGCGATCAGCATTACGTCCAGGAAAAACACCAGGATTCTTCTTGCGCGGAACATGTTCCCCCCACAGCACAACAAGTCAGTGAGAAAGCTAAAGGGTCTACATTAAGGCAAACAGAGAATGACTATATCACCAAGCAAAGAAAAAGCAAACTCTAATCTCAACGTCTCCATTTCATTGTTTTAGTTCCTCTCACCCCATCAGTCATAGCGACTGTAATAAAAGAATGAATGGCGGCAAGAGAAGGTTTTCAGCCACTGCAAGTTGATTCTTCCACGCGTGTTGTCATAGGCGCGTCCGTAAAGAAACGGGCCAGCTCCTGTGACTGGAACTGGCCCATAGGTGTATGGAACAGGTATGAGGACGGCTACTGAGCTGCGTAGCTTACCCGGTGCAGTAGCATGCCTTCTTCGTGGCAGGGCTTAACCAGCCTGTTAACCGCAGTCACTATGTCAGCGCTGACGGGGTAATAGGCAGCTTCAAGGGTTCGACTAGCGGGAGCGGGAAGGTCGGGAAGGGTGACCCGCAGTACCGGTGCCCTCAAACAGCTAAAGGCTTTCTCTGCTGCCAAAGCGGCGATTTCGGCTGCAACCCCGCAGGTTTTCCAGCCGCCATCAGCCACCACCAGCCGACCTGTTTTTTGCAGCGACTTATGTATCAGGTCGAAATCCAACGGCTTCACCGTGCGCGGATCGATGATCTCTGCCTCAATCCCGTGCTGTGCCAGTTCCTCGGCGGCCTTGAGCGCCTCGCGCACCATGTAGCTCACAGCGACGATGGTGACGTCGCTTCCCTGCCGCCGTATGACCCCCTTGCCCAGCGGGATGCTGTAAAACTCCTCCGGGACCACCTCTTCCAAGCCGTAGAGCCAGCGGTCATCAATGAAAACCACCGGGTTGTTATCCTGAACCGCTGCTACCATGAGCCCTTTGGCGTCCGCCGGTGTTGCCGGCATGACCACTTTGAGCCCGGGGATATGGGCGAAAAGCGCGTGCAGGGCCTGGGAATGCTGTGCCCCCTGCTCTCCGCCCCGGTTGATCACCCCCCAGATGACCGCCGGGACCGGCAGTTTCCCGCCGTTCATGTAGAACCAGTTGGCAGCCTCGTTGACGATGGGATCGATGGCGTAAAGCATGAAATCCATGCGCGGATGCTCAACAATGGGGCGCATGCCGGCCAACGCGGCTCCGACGGCGGCGCCGGTCATGGCGTTCTCCGACACCGGCGTGTCGATAACCCGCCTCGCACCGAACCTCGCCAGCAACCCCTGGGCCGTGTTGCCCACATACCAGGGGCTCTTCACCCCTTGGCCGATGAGCATCACGGTTTCGTCGCGTTCCATGAGTTGGTGAAAGGCCTCATTTATGGCCAGGCTGTAGCTGAGTGTTCTATTGGGCGAAGACATAGTTCGAAAGTTCCTCCTTGGCCGGGAATGGGCTCTGCCGCGCGAAATCGAACGCCTCACTCACCTCTGTGTCGATGACTGCGCGTATCTGTTGCAGATCTTGGGAGCTGAAACCGCCCTGCTGCAGCAGGTATTTCTCCAGGCGCTTGATCGGGTCTTTCTTGAGCCATCTTTTTATTTCCGCGGCGGGGCGGATGTCGGTATGGGTGCCCTGGACGTTGTCGTCCGGACCAACGTGCCCGCGCTGCCGGTAAGTCAGGCATTCCAGGAAAACAGGTCCTTCGCCGTTGCGGCAAAGTTCCACCGCCTGCTTTGCATGCTCGTACACCTTCAGCACGTCGTTACCGTCGATGCGATGTCCCTTCTCGCCAAACGGCAACGCCATCTTATAGATGTTGCGACTGACGCGGATCTCATCGATGCAAAGATGGGTCGAGTAGAGGTTGTTCTCACAGACGAAAACGATAGGAAGCTTTTTGAGGGCAGCGAAGTTCAGTGATTCGGCGAGCGTCCCTTCTCCCGTCGCACCGTCGCCGAAGAAGCTGACGGCGACCTGCCTGGTGCCGCGCACCCAGGCGGACATAGCGGCACCCAGGGCCATCGAGATGGTGCCACCGACGATAGGGGCCGAGCCGAGCATGCCACAGGAGGGGTCAATGAGGTGCATGGAGCCGCCTCGCCCACGCGAGCAGCCAGTCTCTCGGCAGAACACCTCGGCCACCATCTCCTTCAATCCCCCTCCTTTAGCCAGGTAATGGCCGTGCGAGCGATGGTTGCCGAAGATGTAGTCGTCCTTTTCCAAGACCGAGCAGACTCCGGCAGCTATTGCCTCCTCGCCCGAACACAGGTGCACCGGGCAGCGTATCTCGCGATTGAGGATGGGCTCGACAAATCCCTCCTCGCTGATGCGGATGCGCAGCATCGTTGCGTACAGATCCTCTAGTAGTTTTCGCGAATAAGTCACGTCACCTCCTGGGTATACCGGTTATTGCATCGATCATGTCAAGTTCGTCGCCGGTCAGATTCCAACCGTCGCAACCGAGATTATCGCTTACCTGCTGTTCGGTCTTCGCGCCAAAGAGTGAACAGGTGAAGGGTGCCCGATCCAGCACCCAGCGCAGCGCCAACTGTCCTACCCGGCACCCCCGCGCCTGGGCCATATCCTTGAGCCGCGCCACGGCCTGTAGCCTGCGCTCGAATTCAGCGCCGCGGAACTCGGGCATGCGGCTTCTATGGTCGTCGGTTGCAAACTGAGCTGCCGCGGTGAATTTCCCGGTGAGCAGGCCGTCCGCAAGGGCTCCCCAGGCGACCAGCGTCACGTTGCGCCTGGAGCATGTTTCCTGCAGTTCGGTAAACGCTTTTCTGTCAAAGACATTCATCTTTACTTGCACAGCGCTTATCGGCGCAACTTTGAGTGCAGCTTCCAAATCCTCGCAGGAAAAATTGGAGATCCCGATTGCACCGATTTTACCTTCTTCACGCAAACGTTCAAGCTCACCGACTGAATCTTCAATAGGAGTTATGCCGTCAGGCTTGTGAATGTAATAGAGAGGAACGTGATCCAGCTTCAGCCGGGCGAGGCTCGTTTCCAGT
It encodes the following:
- a CDS encoding thiamine pyrophosphate-dependent dehydrogenase E1 component subunit alpha, with the translated sequence MTYSRKLLEDLYATMLRIRISEEGFVEPILNREIRCPVHLCSGEEAIAAGVCSVLEKDDYIFGNHRSHGHYLAKGGGLKEMVAEVFCRETGCSRGRGGSMHLIDPSCGMLGSAPIVGGTISMALGAAMSAWVRGTRQVAVSFFGDGATGEGTLAESLNFAALKKLPIVFVCENNLYSTHLCIDEIRVSRNIYKMALPFGEKGHRIDGNDVLKVYEHAKQAVELCRNGEGPVFLECLTYRQRGHVGPDDNVQGTHTDIRPAAEIKRWLKKDPIKRLEKYLLQQGGFSSQDLQQIRAVIDTEVSEAFDFARQSPFPAKEELSNYVFAQ
- a CDS encoding alpha-ketoacid dehydrogenase subunit beta gives rise to the protein MERDETVMLIGQGVKSPWYVGNTAQGLLARFGARRVIDTPVSENAMTGAAVGAALAGMRPIVEHPRMDFMLYAIDPIVNEAANWFYMNGGKLPVPAVIWGVINRGGEQGAQHSQALHALFAHIPGLKVVMPATPADAKGLMVAAVQDNNPVVFIDDRWLYGLEEVVPEEFYSIPLGKGVIRRQGSDVTIVAVSYMVREALKAAEELAQHGIEAEIIDPRTVKPLDFDLIHKSLQKTGRLVVADGGWKTCGVAAEIAALAAEKAFSCLRAPVLRVTLPDLPAPASRTLEAAYYPVSADIVTAVNRLVKPCHEEGMLLHRVSYAAQ
- a CDS encoding polysaccharide biosynthesis protein; translation: MFRARRILVFFLDVMLIAGAFGLSFLLRFDFQIPPEQFKNMLAGLAVILVAKPMLFIASGMYRSIWRYASLQDGYEIFKVVTLSTIVSALVLVFMKGPFGLPRSIYILDWFLLFSMVATSRLLWRIYRETQLVPGLRKGRRTLIIGAGEAGNLLLKEIRKQSEATYNVVGFVDDDPEKDGMRLSGIRVLGGTDRLCAIVRKYSIDEVIFAIPSGGPELMRRVITNCERAKARFKTLPGITDIIDGKFSMSQIKDVEIEDLLGREPVVLDQTAIRNYLTDKRILVTGAAGSIGSEICRQVALFKPAKLVLFDHAETPLFYIEKELAAAFPDLRIIPMVGDVKNQDRVETVFDEFNPEVVFHAAAYKHVAMMEYNPAEAVLNNVMGSKIVADAAHKFKVRNFVMVSTDKAVNPTNVMGATKRSAEMYVQALAARSQTKFTTVRFGNVLGSNGSVIPLFKEQIRNGGPVTVTDKDVVRYFMTIPEASQLVMQAGCIGHGGEIFVLDMGEPVRILSLAEELIRLSGFIPHKEIEIEFTGLKPGEKLFEELLIDGEGIKPTSHKKIRVMAPVETDLKKITADLEQLFNHARSHDVGAVLDALRSIVPEFVPRYHFDVAPPFAFQRVRPDLFPPQRLTFIRNLRVAGTSEGTAA
- a CDS encoding GxxExxY protein; amino-acid sequence: MIYEDLTGKILAACFDVSNELGNGFLESVYEKSLLIALEEAGLRAQAQVPLQVFYRNKNVGDFYADVVVEGIVLLELKAVKTLAPEHVAQILNYLKATGIGIGLLINFGSPKLEYRRLGNRLCT
- a CDS encoding aldo/keto reductase, translated to MDETESLRAIRAAYEGGVTFFDTADAYGLGKSEELLARALEGCRKKVVIATKGGVRWTKERGIWVDISPTYLRSALETSLARLKLDHVPLYYIHKPDGITPIEDSVGELERLREEGKIGAIGISNFSCEDLEAALKVAPISAVQVKMNVFDRKAFTELQETCSRRNVTLVAWGALADGLLTGKFTAAAQFATDDHRSRMPEFRGAEFERRLQAVARLKDMAQARGCRVGQLALRWVLDRAPFTCSLFGAKTEQQVSDNLGCDGWNLTGDELDMIDAITGIPRR
- a CDS encoding ExeA family protein encodes the protein MPAMYCEFYGFRESPFTITPNPRFLFMSEQHREAYAHLIYAVDNRAGFVELTGEVGTGKTTLLRTFLNRLDQEGHRTALIFNPCLSDLELLKSVNREFGLVWESESRVELLQVLNAFLLEQKQAGRSVVLVMDEAQNLPMEVLEQIRLISNLETETDKLIQIVLSGQPELLSVLGRKELRQLNQRITVRYHLLPMDFDSTHAYIDHRMELAGCYRAAEFSTSAMKQIYRFSGGVPRLVNVVCDRALLIGFTEEARTITGPMAAQAVAEVGGRSPYGLAAQLLKRLTGGFSRGRS
- a CDS encoding capsule assembly Wzi family protein, translating into MKFSKFVVVATSIVLLFPCLAFALSSPNIPLDSPIYLYLEKLSGFGLISSDVKGIRPFSKAEAVRLVKEAEARSASTASSALATELLERLKELLPREISYYDREDAAPAFDFDPLNTARLRYVYLDGAPRSYFRPVHDPGNDGVFGIGSGLRPPNPYPSPVQQRGTEGTPLFENNDGVVYHRGTNVDLRGSGELYFGSIASAAVEPMLLWSEAGDEATLRLNRGYAKLGGRVLELEVGRDENWLGPGYRGALTLTNNARNFDLIKLSSPELVKTKYLWDLKYSLVFSRFEKTVTNGEERQPFLFAGKLAMKPLDDLEFGINLGRQVGGPGVNNSFGDIIRGVVGGTSDDNSNTVAGFDLRLRFPWLRNTELYGEFSGEDAAAFWPIVESYVAGFYIPRLTESGSDDLRFEYFRGNRILYTNSTFPEGYLYHNMPIGHSQGGATQDFFLRYSHWFSVRNNLALEAFHTRRGDYGRVTVNAAGRFDAAGTMQSIERKNALRATWTFPFSKEWNALLLYGQEWIHNYELRAGDTRMNRLLRAELSYRY